A part of Rhodamnia argentea isolate NSW1041297 chromosome 8, ASM2092103v1, whole genome shotgun sequence genomic DNA contains:
- the LOC115729505 gene encoding glycerol-3-phosphate acyltransferase 5-like: MASVVSELEGTLLNDPDPFSYFMLVAFEASGLVRFALLLLLWPVIRLLNALGKEDAGLKVMIFLVTAAVPESEIRSVARAVLPKFYMDDLNMNAWRVLSSHGKRVVVTKTPRVMVERFVKEHLQADEVIGSELIVNRFGYATGFIKSDNKRLADHVKKFFDGEQPALGLGRPSSPHSVLSLCKEELHPPFTSLQKHDNQHHLYPHPVIFHDGRLVKRPTPSTALLILLWIPFGVILAIIRISIGIIFPLQMMPYVSRIFGGKIVVKGKPPRSPSGGGTGLLFVCTHRTLMDPVVLSTVLGRRIPALTYSISRLSEILSPIPTVRLTRAREVDAQKIKQELSKGDLIVCPEGTTCREPFLLRFSPLFAELTDRIVPVAMNYRVGFFHATTARGWKGMDPIFFFMNPRPVYEVTFLNQLPVEATCSAGKSPYDVANYVQRILAATLGFECTNFTRKDKYRVLAGNDGNVSYTSLLDQIRKVVSTFKPFIQF; this comes from the exons ATGGCGTCCGTCGTTTCTGAGCTCGAAGGGACTCTCTTGAACGATCCAGACCCCTTTTCCTACTTCATGCTGGTGGCGTTTGAAGCGTCCGGTCTGGTGCGCTTCGCGCTGCTGCTGTTGCTATGGCCTGTGATTCGGCTGCTCAATGCGCTCGGGAAGGAAGACGCCGGGCTAAAGGTGATGATCTTCTTGGTGACGGCAGCAGTGCCCGAGTCCGAGATCAGATCGGTGGCCAGAGCCGTCCTGCCCAAGTTTTACATGGATGACTTGAACATGAACGCTTGGAGGGTGCTTAGCTCACATGGAAAGAGAGTGGTGGTGACCAAAACCCCGAGAGTCATGGTGGAGAGGTTTGTGAAGGAGCATTTGCAAGCCGACGAAGTGATCGGGAGCGAGCTCATTGTGAACCGGTTTGGATACGCCACCGGTTTCATTAAGAGCGACAACAAGCGCCTCGCTGACCATGTCAAGAAGTTTTTTGACGGTGAGCAGCCGGCATTAGGGTTAGGAAGGCCATCGTCGCCTCATTCGGTTTTATCGTTATGCAAG GAAGAGTTGCATCCACCCTTCACCAGCCTTCAGAAGCACGACAACCAGCATCATCTCTATCCTCACCCCGTGATCTTCCACGACGGTCGACTAGTGAAGCGCCCGACCCCATCCACCGCGCTCTTGATCCTCCTGTGGATTCCTTTTGGCGTGATCCTTGCGATCATCCGCATCAGCATCGGAATAATTTTCCCCTTACAGATGATGCCCTATGTTTCCCGTATTTTCGGAGGGAAGATTGTCGTCAAAGGCAAACCACCAAGATCGCCATCAGGCGGAGGTACCGGCTTGTTGTTTGTCTGCACACATCGGACTCTGATGGACCCCGTTGTTTTGTCCACTGTCTTAGGACGTAGAATCCCGGCGCTAACCTACTCCATCTCTAGGCTATCCGAGATATTATCGCCCATTCCAACTGTCCGATTGACGAGAGCACGAGAAGTCGATGCTCAAAAGATCAAACAAGAACTATCCAAGGGCGATCTGATAGTTTGTCCAGAGGGAACGACATGTAGAGAACCCTTCCTCTTGAGATTCAGCCCTCTTTTCGCGGAACTAACCGATAGAATAGTGCCCGTGGCGATGAACTACAGGGTCGGGTTCTTTCACGCAACGACGGCAAGGGGTTGGAAGGGGATGGaccccatcttcttcttcatgaacCCCAGGCCAGTCTACGAGGTCACGTTCTTGAACCAGTTGCCGGTTGAGGCGACGTGCTCGGCCGGCAAAAGCCCTTACGACGTCGCGAATTATGTCCAGAGGATATTAGCTGCGACGTTGGGGTTCGAGTGCACGAATTTCACTAGGAAGGACAAGTACAGAGTTCTTGCTGGAAACGATGGGAACGTGTCCTACACTTCCTTGCTTGATCAGATCAGGAAGGTGGTGAGCACATTCAAGCCCTTCATACAGTTCTGA
- the LOC115729502 gene encoding aspartic proteinase PCS1-like has product MARLYCLAHLLVLHFSLFTPTLSLSPASTLIFALQTQATPHGLLPRASPTDKLPFYHNVTLTISLAVGSPPQRVTMVLDTGSELPWLHCRRSRDLRSVFDPLSSRTYSPVPCSSVACLTRTRDLPVPGSCDPNKLCHTAISYADATSIEGNLASDTISVGSSSRAGFLFGCMDSGQSSNKEEDSKTTGLMGMNRGSLSFVTQMGFPKFSYCISGFGSTGILLFGDASFAWLKALSYTPLVQMSMPLPYFDRVAYTVQLEGIKVSDKLLPLPKSVFVPDHTGAGQTMIDSGTQFTFLLGPVYAALKNEFTRQTKGVLRALEDPNFVFEGAMDTCFLIGPDRRGLPGLPRVSLVLRGAEMSIPGERLLYRVPGSTRGIDLVYCFTFGNSDLLGLEAFVIGHHHQQNKWMEFDLAKSRVGLADVRCDLASQRLGMTS; this is encoded by the coding sequence ATGGCCCGTCTCTATTGCCTCGCTCACCTTCTGGTTCttcacttttccctcttcactccaaccctctctctctccccagcAAGCACACTCATTTTCGCCCTCCAAACGCAAGCGACCCCGCACGGGCTGTTGCCCAGAGCTTCTCCCACGGACAAGCTCCCTTTCTACCACAACGTCACCCTCACCATCTCGCTCGCCGTGGGCTCGCCCCCGCAGCGAGTCACCATGGTCCTCGACACCGGGAGCGAGCTCCCTTGGCTCCACTGCAGGAGATCGCGCGACCTCCGCTCCGTCTTCGACCCGCTCTCCTCGAGAACCTACTCGCCCGTCCCTTGCTCCTCGGTCGCTTGCCTGACCAGGACCCGGGACCTGCCCGTGCCCGGCTCCTGCGATCCGAACAAGCTCTGCCACACCGCCATCTCCTATGCGGACGCGACCTCGATAGAGGGCAACCTCGCGTCCGATACCATATCCGTGGGGTCGTCCTCCCGAGCGGGGTTCCTGTTCGGGTGCATGGACTCGGGCCAAAGCAGCAACAAGGAAGAGGATTCCAAGACCACCGGGTTGATGGGCATGAACCGCGGCTCGCTGTCTTTCGTCACTCAAATGGGCTTTCCCAAGTTCTCGTATTGCATCTCGGGCTTCGGTTCAACGGGGATTTTGCTCTTCGGCGACGCGAGCTTCGCATGGCTCAAGGCGTTGAGTTACACGCCACTGGTCCAAATGTCCATGCCCTTGCCGTATTTCGACCGGGTGGCGTACACGGTCCAACTGGAGGGGATAAAGGTTTCCGATAAGCTCTTGCCCCTCCCGAAATCGGTCTTCGTGCCGGATCACACGGGGGCGGGCCAAACGATGATCGATTCGGGCACCCAATTCACCTTCCTTCTAGGGCCAGTCTACGCTGCGCTGAAGAACGAGTTCACACGGCAAACGAAGGGCGTGTTGCGGGCCTTGGAAGACCCAAATTTCGTGTTCGAAGGCGCGATGGACACGTGTTTTCTAATCGGCCCGGACCGACGGGGTCTGCCCGGTTTGCCCCGAGTAAGCTTAGTATTGCGGGGGGCGGAGATGAGCATCCCGGGCGAGAGGCTACTGTACCGGGTGCCCGGCTCGACGAGGGGGATCGATCTGGTGTATTGCTTCACTTTTGGGAACTCCGACTTATTGGGACTGGAGGCGTTTGTGATtggtcatcatcatcaacagaACAAGTGGATGGAGTTCGATTTGGCCAAGTCGAGAGTTGGATTGGCCGACGTTAGGTGTGATCTTGCCAGTCAACGGTTAGGGATGACTTCATAG